Sequence from the uncultured Sunxiuqinia sp. genome:
AAAAGGAACTACTCAAGGCACGATTACCGATTTCGATGGAAACTATACCATTTCAAATGTTCCCGCTGATGGCACTTTGTTTTTTTTCGTTTTTAGGAATGAGGACACAGGAAATCCATCTGGCTGGGAAAACAAGCATTAATGTTGTTATGGCTGAAGATGCGATCGGTATTGAGGAAGTGGTAGTGGTGGCTATTGGGTATGGTACTGTTAAACGGGCGAACCTTACCGGGGCTATCTCAACTACCGACGCTAAAACGTTTCAGTCGAGGCCTGTACAGAATGCGGCAAATGCTCTTCAGGGTGAAATTCCCGGACTTACAGTGATACGTACAGGTGGAGCACCGGGAAGCAACCCTGTATTAAGAATACGTGATGTTTCATCAATAAAACGGAGGTTCACCATTGATATTGATTGATGGAGCTGAAGGAAACCTGGGTACAATCAATCCGGCTGATATTGAAAATATATCGGTGCTGAAAGACGGAACTGCGGCGATTTACGGAGCTCGTGCTGCCGATGGCGTAATACTGATCACAACAAAAAATGCTAAAAAGAACCAAGAATTAAGAGTTAATCTAGATGCGTATTATTCT
This genomic interval carries:
- a CDS encoding TonB-dependent receptor plug domain-containing protein, producing the protein MAEDAIGIEEVVVVAIGYGTVKRANLTGAISTTDAKTFQSRPVQNAANALQGEIPGLTVIRTGGAPGSNPVLRIRDVSSIKRRFTIDID